The following nucleotide sequence is from Oreochromis niloticus isolate F11D_XX linkage group LG9, O_niloticus_UMD_NMBU, whole genome shotgun sequence.
CTAACGGTCATTTTCAGGCTCCCAGCAGACCGAGGCGGTGTACAGGTTTTGTATCGGCGTTAATCCCGCCGATGTGCTGGAGCTGGATCCTGTACTGGGGGACTGTGTTCTCCATGACCCCCTGAAAGCCACGGCTTTGTTTCAGTCTGTAAGTGAAAACTGTGGGCAAAAACGAAACGTAGCTAAATTTTTGCTGTCAGCTTAACTATATTTAACCAATTCCTCATTTAGGTTTGTTTCCTGGCTATAAAGACCCTTTCACTTATTGAAAAAATACACATGGAGAGTCAGGTATGAATAAACAACCGCTTCCcctttcaccgaaacaatactGTGTTTTGTATAAATCCACAAGTGAAGGGCTCGTTTCCGTTTACTGTCCCAGTAAACAATGACTCCTAAAGGGAATGCAGCCCTCATTAATACACCTGGGCTTTTCCTAGTGTAATAAATCAGATGATGCGTCTGTCCTCtaacaatgtgtgtgtgtttcttttgagGTGAATGTTATTTTGAAGTTCACGCACCTGCCTCCATTCCCCGAGTACACACTGGACCTTTCCAGTTTTCCTCGTTTATGTCGCCCTTTGAGGCCTGTCTCCATGGAGGGCCTGGTCATTGCCATGACAAGGGTCACAAAGTACACCCAGGGGGCGAGGTTCCTCTGCACTGATGATGACTGCCCCTGCTCTACAGGTACTGCAGTACATACACATACTCTGTGGTTTTTAAGTCAGACTTAgacaaatacagtatataaattcTCATTTCTGTGATGCTGCTTGTAGGTTTTCACCACATTCGAGTGCATGCACCCGGAGCAACAGAGTCAGCCACAGTGAGAAACGACTTCAGCTGCATGATCTGCAGCTCCCAATTGAAAGAGGATGTGAAGTTTAGAGTTTTAGGAGGTACTATTGATTCAGAATGCTGCAGTGCATTGTaaggttttattttaacatattACTACTGCAAAAATATCCGGTCAGCCCCTCATTCctttatgttttgcttccaGTGAGCCAGACattcttgtgatttttttttttttgcttgtgctctctgaaggtctttcaaagtttttctttggacactggctgctttttcactcagttTTAGGTCCATACTTAAATCTGGCCATTTTCAtaggaatgtttttttgtttgttttctgtttgttaaaTCACCTAACACTGAACTataaatcattcaagcatatTGGGTCACGTCCTGTATACACATACAACAAAACTTGGTAAtaaaccaattttaaatttaatcttTAGACACTATGTTACTGGCAGCcttttacaaaaacacaatttttactcattttttttgttgaatctatgaaaaatgccaacaataacacagtttaaaagacataaaatagtattttttcatcAACAAAATCAGCTGAAAACAGCCATGGTAACACGGTGGAGGCTATGTCATGGTTCGGGCCTACATTTCAGCCAGTAGTGTTGGGGATCTTATCAAATTTAAGCAATTATAAATGCTGAAAAGTTACATCAGACTTTATTCCACCATGCAGTGGCATCTGGAACCCATCTCACTGGcagctgtttcattttttaacatggcaatgatcccaaacaaactgccagtcatggattggcctccccagaaccCGGTCCTCAAAATGATTGAAGCAGTGTGGCATCAACTTGAGAGAAAATGGAACAAAAatgcagccaacatccaaagaagcgCTTTGAATGTCCATtgggaagcctggagaactaatcccaaagactacttaaagaaatgacaagaaagctgcctaagagattCCAGGCTGTGATCTGTCTggaattataaaaaaaaattgttgctGCATAATATGCTGTATTTCTAATCCCATGTTTCAGTAAATCATTGtgcctatttcccattttcctcgCAATATATAAAGTGGCtccagacttttgcacagtaatgtatgtatgtgtcttTTTTTGGATATAGACAAACAGCTGGTGGAGCTGATCCATGTCAAAGCACTGGATGTTCTAAGAGGCTATCAGCAAAGCTCAATGAGATACCAGTCTGTTACCCTGTTTCTCAGAGGTATGTCTACAGTCTGCAGTCTGCAACTGTTTTTAGCAGCGTGAATAATGGAGAAGAAAACTCATAGCTTTTTTGGGGAGTGGTGAAGGCAGTGGCAGAAGATGAAAAATATGCACTAGCATGCATTACAATACATCATGATCACACTTAATAATACCCAAGAGCAGAAACACATTGCATTACCGAACGTTTACATCAGAGTAGCCCAATCCTAAAACAGACGATACAAATCATAACACGAACAGTACTGAGTGTGACGGCTCCTTCGTGAAGGTCAGCACTGATCTGCTGGTTCAAACAGGACTTTGTGCACCTTGGCTTTTTGATTCAGAGAACAGCtccataacaaaaacaaatcttcaCTATAAAACATCTGAACCATGCAGCAGAAAATCAAATAGCTTGTTATTTGAAAAGACTCTGCCCCCACCCTGTAAGGCGATTAATCCCTTTTCCTTGGTTAAAAGGCTTGGTTTTCATTTGTAAGCTgaagcatttaaaattaaactGCACTGCAGATTAATATCCTCAAAATgcaagtttatttttttgtttggaaAATAAGATTTTAATCCATTACTCTTGAGAAATGTGGTTATAATGGCTTATATTTACAGTCAAATGTATTGAGGTTTGCCATTAATTTTCTCTGGCTTGTTAAACGAGGTTCGCTTTGAAACACAAACTTGGTGGGGGAGAGTTCAAATAAATAGATTTTAGTGCAGCCAGCTGAGCACGGTGCCTCATGGTAGGATATTAAGTGTTTCTGTCCCCTCAAATAACATTGTCCCGCCAGCACCCCTGAGAGCTTAGCAAATCTCTGCAGCAGGATTAACATATTCTGTTGACCCAGTCCTGTGGAGGAATTCAATACAGCGAGCTCCCGTTACTAAACATATATGTTAATAAGTGCAAAGAACACTCATTAGCTGGCTGTGCAGTTCGCACACAGTGAAATCTTTGTTCTGAAGGCCTCACTCTGTTTCTCTTGGCAGTGGCTTGTAGGTGGCATGCATGTTTCTTTAGTAATCACTGGGCAGCCGAGAACAACTCCTTTGAGTGTTAATGCTTTGTTTCCCCTACTCACGTAGACGAGCTGTGTAACTCCATGAGAATCGGGCAATATTACCGGGTGTTGGGCATTCCTGCACATGTGCACCAGTGGCCCAACATTACCTGGAGTGTGGAGGCAAATAGTGTCCAACCGTGGGAACCACTGTGTAAGCCTGTGAATTATCTCCCATTAAAATTACAGAATGAAATGTGTCTTCATACAGTGAAGTCTcaggttttatattttttaattgtaataAAAGACTTACCATCTTTTACCACTCAACTTACAGGTGACTGTAAAGTCAGCGCCCGCTTCCAGGAGCTGTGGAAGGGAACGGCCTCGTCTCCGTGGAGGTTCTCCGCAATTGTAGCTCACTGCTTTGGGTTAGACGTGGCTCCTCAAGGCTTGTACGACACTCTGAAGCTGAGCTTGCTGCTTAGCTTGGTGCAGACCAGAATAGATGAAAAAGACACGTTTCACAACTTGGATCTCCTTGTTGTCACCACCGACACGCTTATACTCGACAggtaaacaaatttaaatgatCTGAATCCTGAAACCTACTGCATCCTAAACAGGGATGTATACTTAGAACAAAAAGTAAGGAAATTTGTGTTTGATTAATTATGTCTGTGTTGTAACAATGCTTCTTGGCAATAAATCTTACACTGttggaaagcctgtttatttcccCTTAAATCGTGCCATGTTTGTAAGGAAATGCATTTGTGGTTTGCACCCATGAAAAACTTGCCAAATCCTGTCTGCCGATGCCaaacagctttttctgctaTGTACTCTTGTTTGGTCTCGTTTACTGGACTGGATGATTGAAGTCTTAGGAAAGAAGAAATAATGGCAATTTAACAATTTGTTAATTTAACAAACAAGGACCTCAGTAACATGTGGAAGGACCATGAACAGCCACAACAGCCCTGGCACCTCCTGATGCTGGGCACTAGCTTAGTCACACAGCAGTGTGTAACCACATGCTTGCgttttgagtgctcaagtagaaTAGAAAGGTGCTAtttaagaaccagtccatttacctaaATGGACCCACTAGGTACCACACTTATGATCAAATCCTCCTCCATATCCATCCATTATCTTATCCTTTTGTGCTAGATtgatgacatacagcttgagtTTGGCCTATCGTGGGATCAGGCATCAGGCCTCGGGGGAGATGTTCGCATGCCTGTCCCGGGATGAACATGGGGCAGGTACTGCTAACATCCATGCTGGTTCTGCCCTGCTAGCTACTGGGGGTATTTGCATGTTGGGAGATCTGAGCTATTACAAAAAGGACAAGTTGGATTCCATTCAGTCAGGTAATGAATGTAAGTGCTACAATAACCTGAAAAGGATAGATTTATGTCAGCTATAAAAATCATTGatcttttttaaacaaaaattttTCCAGTTATGGAGACCCGCACACTATCAGTGTTCATCCCTGGAAAGAAATATGGCGAGGATGCAGACCAGCAGCTTTCCTTTCCAGTCCAGTGTAGCTTCTGGGCCGTCACAGACTCCTCCCGTCGATCTGGGAGGGCAGACTGTGGCGCACTGGGAACAGCAGTGAGTTCAGTTACATCAAGTTATTGTTGTATGAATGTGCTTTACCGGGTCTAAGTTTAGATTTATGTTTGTAACTTTTTTTGCGtattaaacagtttttaaaaaaaggcccCTTTCGTTCAGCTTAGATGCTGTTTGTTGGTGCTacaggcaaaacaggaaattgaGACAATTTAGTGCTCTTGAAGGAAGTGCCCTGCCCAGGCAATATTACTTCACAGCAGAACCCTTGAGAATAATCAGTtctttgtgttgctttttgtaGGCAAGGGGTAAATAATGTAACCAttctaataaaggtttattgaCAGCTTTCTTTACTGTGAGCAGGAGATTGGTGCTGTACCAGCTCAGTTGGCAGATGCTTTTGGCCTTATCATTGAGTGTAGAGACAGGGTTGGAGAGCAGGCCCTGCTTGCCCAGACTGTCCACACCCTCCAGCATGCAGTACAGTCTGGAAAACCCCATGACCCATCCTGCTGGGAGTTTTCCACTCAAGACTATCAGGAGGTTAACAAACATGTTCTATTACTATTATATTATAAATTATGTTATATTGCTAATATACTATTATATTCTTCAGCTGGTGGCCCATGCACAAGGTTTGCGAGTGGAACTCAGCCCTGCAGCAGAAAAAATAATCCATGGTTACTACATGGCGAGCCGCAGAGTGCGATCACAGGGTCAGGGTGTCAACATGTCTGTGGCCTCTATCAAACTGCTGTAAGTGCTTTACTGGGTTTTTACATTCAATCTCCACTTTCTACATATTAAACTGCAGAGGTCAAAGTCTGCTGTAATGTCAATTTCATCCACCAGGTGGTGCAAGCCCACTCTACTGCTGCTCGTAGATGACCATTTTTCATGCAATTTTGACAAATGTTTACAAATCTTTCCCACTGTGGTGACACGTTTTATGTTCAGCTAAAACTATGAAAATAAATGTTCTCAATGAGAAGGCCAAACAGGGCAGGCCACATTATACTGTACATACACAGCCAGTCTTGATTTATCCATTTAgattttaaatgtaacatttttgatTACTTGTCCTACAGTGTATTAGAAAGGTCTTACTGAATACAGAGGCAGAGATTCAGATTGTATATTCGTTTTGTCACAGGATCTCTTTGGCTGAGGCCCATTGCAAGTTATGTCTCAGAACTCAAGTACTAGAGCAGGACGCTGTGATCGCTGTACTCCTTTGTGAAAGCTCAGTCTCACTCAAGCAtggtatttatttcatttttaaattctcACACCTCATGACActaaaaagtaaatatttagCAATTTAATGACATTACTCGATGGTTTTATTATTATGGTTAATATTATCATTTTATTGATCATTATATAACACTCAAGATAATAAAGCATCAAACAACAACATAAGGCAACATATTCaggattttctctttttcatacAGGCGCCTCTGCTCTCATTATTCCACCCGATCCAGTGTTTCCTTGTGACCTCGGAGATGTGGATGGTTTGTGCAAGAGAGACGCTGCTCTGGATGAGCTCCATCAGCTTATCTTACGGTTCATCTACACCAATGCACCTGGAGCAGACACATACATTACAGAAGAGTGAAGCCTCTCTAGGTTGTTTAACAAAGTGCAGGTAGGCAACACAAGATTAAActcctttattttgaaatttcaaATCTGTACACTGATCAAATAcaaccaaacaaataaatacatgctGAATGCAGATAAAAGATGGAGGTCCTGTAAGCATTACCCAAAATCTGAATACAGTACATGTTTGAAAATATTGCATCCAAGATTAAATATCCAAAATACACTTAAGTCAAGATATTTTTCTTGCAGACAAATCCCCCCACCAATTGTGCATATCACAAGTAACTGTCCATTTTTAAATTGTaagcaaaaagggaaaaaacaaaacaaaatcaatgtGGCGTGTGCAGGTCTGAAAAACCAAAGTGACAGGGGTAGAATCTGTTACTTACCTTTCAATTGTGGCCACTCTGTGTACTCCCAGGTCATTCAAGTGGTTCCAAAACTTTGCACATCTAacaaatatacagtatatagtCAGTCAAATGAGAATAAATGATTTATGTGGgtttaaaagtaattttaagttCAGTTAGTCACATTCTCAGCAGCCCATTTTGGTCTGATGGGTAAACGGCGAAAAAGTGAACTCATCATTACAAGTTACATCAGCAGACATACCAGTGAAGTAAGCTGGCCATTTATGCCTCTTTTACACTAGTAACTACTCGGCTCAACTCGACTCCGTTTCCGACATTTTCCATTACAACTGAGTCCTACCAAATGTGCTTGCAGTCGTTATAGCAACGCATCTGAAAGTCCAGTGATACAAATACCACGGTGTTGGTTTCTATGAAGCCATTTCCCTCATTGCCGGGTTTCAAAAATTAAAGAAGTCACTTTCATGACTCACCGAGTGACACTACTGACTGGCCAATTAGTGGTATTCAGTCtgttgacgtcacattttcGGACTGGAAACCCGGCTGGGTAGGTACTAAAAACGTACCTGATCCCAGGTACTACCACGTAATGGAAACCCCTAAAATCCCAGTCAAGCCCAGGCGTGCCAAgtaggtactagtggaaaaggGACATTAGAATACCAGCTCCTGAATACACCAGTCTACTACTGGCTTTACTTACCAGGAAAGGCATGAAATCACTGCCAGTCACTGTGTAGCTCCATTACTGGTGCTGCTGTTTATCTGCAGAATTAACAATACACAATTTTAGAACAAGTCAACTGAAATCagattaacaaaaaaa
It contains:
- the mcmdc2 gene encoding minichromosome maintenance domain-containing protein 2 isoform X2, which codes for MADILSLKESVLVYLDRSGGLKKLCEDCEYFNGSQQTEAVYRFCIGVNPADVLELDPVLGDCVLHDPLKATALFQSVCFLAIKTLSLIEKIHMESQVNVILKFTHLPPFPEYTLDLSSFPRLCRPLRPVSMEGLVIAMTRVTKYTQGARFLCTDDDCPCSTGFHHIRVHAPGATESATVRNDFSCMICSSQLKEDVKFRVLGDKQLVELIHVKALDVLRGYQQSSMRYQSVTLFLRDELCNSMRIGQYYRVLGIPAHVHQWPNITWSVEANSVQPWEPLCDCKVSARFQELWKGTASSPWRFSAIVAHCFGLDVAPQGLYDTLKLSLLLSLVQTRIDEKDTFHNLDLLVVTTDTLILDRLMTYSLSLAYRGIRHQASGEMFACLSRDEHGAGTANIHAGSALLATGGICMLGDLSYYKKDKLDSIQSVMETRTLSVFIPGKKYGEDADQQLSFPVQCSFWAVTDSSRRSGRADCGALGTAEIGAVPAQLADAFGLIIECRDRVGEQALLAQTVHTLQHAVQSGKPHDPSCWEFSTQDYQELVAHAQGLRVELSPAAEKIIHGYYMASRRVRSQGQGVNMSVASIKLLISLAEAHCKLCLRTQVLEQDAVIAVLLCESSVSLKHGASALIIPPDPVFPCDLGDVDGLCKRDAALDELHQLILRFIYTNAPGADTYITEE
- the mcmdc2 gene encoding minichromosome maintenance domain-containing protein 2 isoform X3, which gives rise to MADILSLKESVLVYLDRSGGLKKLCEDCEYFNGSQQTEAVYRFCIGVNPADVLELDPVLGDCVLHDPLKATALFQSVNVILKFTHLPPFPEYTLDLSSFPRLCRPLRPVSMEGLVIAMTRVTKYTQGARFLCTDDDCPCSTGFHHIRVHAPGATESATVRNDFSCMICSSQLKEDVKFRVLGDKQLVELIHVKALDVLRGYQQSSMRYQSVTLFLRDELCNSMRIGQYYRVLGIPAHVHQWPNITWSVEANSVQPWEPLCDCKVSARFQELWKGTASSPWRFSAIVAHCFGLDVAPQGLYDTLKLSLLLSLVQTRIDEKDTFHNLDLLVVTTDTLILDRLMTYSLSLAYRGIRHQASGEMFACLSRDEHGAGTANIHAGSALLATGGICMLGDLSYYKKDKLDSIQSGNEFMETRTLSVFIPGKKYGEDADQQLSFPVQCSFWAVTDSSRRSGRADCGALGTAEIGAVPAQLADAFGLIIECRDRVGEQALLAQTVHTLQHAVQSGKPHDPSCWEFSTQDYQELVAHAQGLRVELSPAAEKIIHGYYMASRRVRSQGQGVNMSVASIKLLISLAEAHCKLCLRTQVLEQDAVIAVLLCESSVSLKHGASALIIPPDPVFPCDLGDVDGLCKRDAALDELHQLILRFIYTNAPGADTYITEE
- the mcmdc2 gene encoding minichromosome maintenance domain-containing protein 2 isoform X1; protein product: MADILSLKESVLVYLDRSGGLKKLCEDCEYFNGSQQTEAVYRFCIGVNPADVLELDPVLGDCVLHDPLKATALFQSVCFLAIKTLSLIEKIHMESQVNVILKFTHLPPFPEYTLDLSSFPRLCRPLRPVSMEGLVIAMTRVTKYTQGARFLCTDDDCPCSTGFHHIRVHAPGATESATVRNDFSCMICSSQLKEDVKFRVLGDKQLVELIHVKALDVLRGYQQSSMRYQSVTLFLRDELCNSMRIGQYYRVLGIPAHVHQWPNITWSVEANSVQPWEPLCDCKVSARFQELWKGTASSPWRFSAIVAHCFGLDVAPQGLYDTLKLSLLLSLVQTRIDEKDTFHNLDLLVVTTDTLILDRLMTYSLSLAYRGIRHQASGEMFACLSRDEHGAGTANIHAGSALLATGGICMLGDLSYYKKDKLDSIQSGNEFMETRTLSVFIPGKKYGEDADQQLSFPVQCSFWAVTDSSRRSGRADCGALGTAEIGAVPAQLADAFGLIIECRDRVGEQALLAQTVHTLQHAVQSGKPHDPSCWEFSTQDYQELVAHAQGLRVELSPAAEKIIHGYYMASRRVRSQGQGVNMSVASIKLLISLAEAHCKLCLRTQVLEQDAVIAVLLCESSVSLKHGASALIIPPDPVFPCDLGDVDGLCKRDAALDELHQLILRFIYTNAPGADTYITEE